TCGAACGTGAGCTTCGGCGTGGGTGTGGGCGGCGTCATACGCTGATACCCGGATAGGCGGCTAAACTGCCTTCCTTCGTCCAAGGGAATGCGCGATGTCTGGTCATGCCAATTCGCTGAGGGCGGTCCTGCTCGCCCTCGGCGCCAATTTCGCCATTTTCCTGAGCAAACTGGTCGCCGCGCTGATTACCGGCTCGGGCGCCATGCTGGCCGAAGCTGTGCATTCGCTGGCCGACTGCGGCAATCAGGGCCTGCTGCTGCTCGGTATGCGACAGGCGGAACGCCCGCCGTCCGACGAGTATCCGCTGGGTTGGGGCCGCGCGCTGTATTTCTGGTCGTTCCTCGTCGCCATCTTGCTCTTCAGCGTGGGCGGCATGTTTTCCATCTACGAGGGCATCCACAAGCTGAGCCACCCGGAGCCGCTGAAGTGGCCGTGGCTGGCCATCGGCGTGCTTAGCTTTGGCGTGGTGGCCGAGTCGATTTCCATGCACGGCTGCCTGAAGGAAGTGAACAAGGCACGCGATGGCCGCAGCTTGTGGCGCTGGTTTCACGAAACGCGTTCCAGCGAGTTGCTGGTGATTTTCGGCGAAGACCTTGCTGCCCT
This genomic window from Dyella terrae contains:
- a CDS encoding cation diffusion facilitator family transporter → MSGHANSLRAVLLALGANFAIFLSKLVAALITGSGAMLAEAVHSLADCGNQGLLLLGMRQAERPPSDEYPLGWGRALYFWSFLVAILLFSVGGMFSIYEGIHKLSHPEPLKWPWLAIGVLSFGVVAESISMHGCLKEVNKARDGRSLWRWFHETRSSELLVIFGEDLAALLGLAVALVAVLATMITGNLFYDAAGTIVIGVLLVVVAVVVASEVKDLLIGQGVEPKRREELIAFINARPEVDVVLNVITLQMGPDVMVAVKARMSPAPDQTALVEAINSVERAMKAQFPDIRWSFFEPDIAD